A part of Streptomyces sp. NBC_00557 genomic DNA contains:
- a CDS encoding NIPSNAP family protein: MSQYQLRVYTLRSSDALTAYEKIWAQHIPGMAKHRITTHGVWTVPAAPGSDTPRLYALVSYRDADDVQERLETYLSSPEFRADMAGFDISQIVGLDETLLTPTVDSPLR, encoded by the coding sequence ATGTCCCAGTACCAGCTTCGCGTCTACACCCTGCGCAGCTCCGACGCGCTCACCGCCTACGAGAAGATCTGGGCCCAGCACATTCCCGGTATGGCCAAGCACCGGATCACCACCCACGGCGTCTGGACGGTGCCCGCGGCGCCCGGAAGCGACACTCCCCGGCTGTACGCCCTCGTTTCCTACAGGGACGCCGACGACGTGCAGGAGCGGCTGGAGACATACCTGTCGAGTCCTGAATTCCGCGCGGACATGGCGGGCTTCGACATCAGCCAGATCGTCGGCCTCGACGAGACCCTGCTGACGCCCACCGTGGACTCTCCCTTGCGCTGA
- a CDS encoding AI-2E family transporter, with amino-acid sequence MRTILATIGLVLATYVVLELVVQARRVLIWAVIALFLAVSLHPAVEALQRRAPRCRRPVATLLVFLAAAAAVGAVIALFVIPLAQEGSRFAGRLPAMIRDAQAGRGPVGNLLERTHALQYVQHHQAQIHGFATGLSTPIAKFLRGAASTAAGALTIFVLAYLMVLEGPKAIDRSLALVDEAPAARIRRVGAACARTVNGYLTGNLLISVICGLLTYVVLLVSGVPFAGLLALFVAVTDLIPLVGATIGAVVASAVAFVHSLPAGIGAIIFFIVYQQAENHLLQPVILSRTVKLNPLTVLLATLIAAEVAGILGALLAIPVTGIIQVVLGDIWAHRGGRPLGLPTRADNGPENADRSDAPG; translated from the coding sequence GTGCGGACCATCCTCGCCACCATCGGCCTGGTGCTCGCCACCTACGTCGTACTCGAGCTGGTGGTCCAGGCTCGCCGGGTCCTGATCTGGGCGGTCATCGCGTTGTTCCTGGCCGTCTCACTTCATCCGGCGGTCGAAGCCCTGCAGCGACGGGCGCCGCGGTGCCGACGGCCGGTGGCCACCTTGCTGGTCTTCCTGGCTGCGGCCGCGGCCGTCGGCGCGGTGATCGCCCTGTTCGTCATCCCCCTGGCCCAGGAGGGAAGCCGGTTCGCCGGTCGCCTACCCGCGATGATCAGGGACGCCCAGGCCGGCCGCGGGCCAGTCGGCAACCTGCTGGAACGGACGCACGCTCTGCAGTATGTCCAGCACCATCAGGCGCAGATCCACGGGTTCGCCACCGGCCTGAGCACGCCCATCGCGAAGTTCCTCCGCGGTGCAGCGAGCACCGCGGCAGGCGCTCTCACCATTTTCGTGCTGGCCTATCTGATGGTGCTGGAGGGCCCCAAGGCCATAGACCGGTCCCTGGCCCTCGTGGACGAGGCGCCCGCGGCCCGCATACGCCGCGTCGGAGCCGCGTGCGCCCGTACCGTCAACGGCTATCTGACCGGGAACTTGCTGATCAGCGTCATCTGCGGGCTTCTGACCTACGTCGTGTTGCTGGTTTCCGGAGTGCCGTTCGCCGGCCTGCTGGCCCTCTTCGTCGCCGTGACCGACCTCATTCCCCTGGTGGGAGCCACCATAGGAGCTGTCGTCGCCTCCGCAGTGGCGTTCGTCCACTCCCTGCCGGCCGGCATCGGGGCCATCATCTTCTTCATCGTCTATCAGCAGGCCGAAAACCACCTCCTGCAACCGGTCATCCTGTCTCGGACGGTGAAACTCAACCCCCTCACCGTGCTGCTGGCCACCCTGATCGCCGCCGAAGTCGCCGGGATCCTCGGTGCCCTGCTGGCGATTCCCGTCACCGGCATCATCCAGGTCGTCCTCGGTGACATCTGGGCTCACCGCGGCGGTCGGCCACTGGGGCTGCCGACACGGGCAGACAACGGCCCCGAGAACGCCGACCGGTCCGACGCCCCCGGATGA
- a CDS encoding S1 family peptidase, translating into MKVKTLRTARRSGLIALASGLLAVSLTTPTAQAAPSAKASPEAAAKLTKTLGTTSTAGSYYDAETKSVVVNVTTRKAAEAVREAGAVPRLVTHSSAQLAKAGAATKAADIPGTAWAVDPRSNKLVVSADSSVSRAGLAELKSAIASYGDAVTVKRVSGTFRKLLNGGTAIYADAGWRCSVGFNVRSSSGAYYFLTAGHCTDGYPNWYTNSGLTTYVGPTIDSSFPTNDYGIVRYDNTGVSHPGTVNLYNGTSQDITSAANAYVGESVKRSGSTTGVHGGTVQALNATVNYGGGDVVYGLIQTNVCAEPGDSGGSLFDGTKAIGLTSGGSGDCTSGGTTFFQPVTEALSAYGVSVY; encoded by the coding sequence GTGAAGGTCAAGACCCTCCGCACCGCCAGACGCTCCGGGCTGATCGCCTTGGCGTCCGGGCTCCTCGCGGTGTCGCTCACCACGCCCACCGCCCAGGCCGCCCCCTCGGCCAAGGCCTCGCCCGAGGCCGCGGCCAAGCTCACCAAGACCCTCGGCACCACCTCGACGGCCGGCTCGTACTACGACGCCGAGACCAAGTCCGTGGTGGTCAACGTCACCACGCGGAAGGCCGCGGAGGCCGTCCGCGAGGCCGGTGCCGTGCCGAGGCTCGTCACCCACAGCTCAGCGCAGCTGGCCAAGGCCGGCGCCGCCACCAAGGCTGCCGACATCCCCGGCACCGCCTGGGCCGTCGACCCCAGGAGCAACAAACTCGTGGTGAGCGCCGACAGCAGCGTCTCGCGCGCCGGCCTCGCCGAGCTCAAGTCCGCCATCGCCTCCTACGGCGACGCGGTCACCGTCAAACGAGTCAGCGGCACCTTCAGGAAGCTGCTCAACGGCGGCACCGCCATCTACGCCGACGCCGGCTGGCGCTGCTCCGTCGGTTTCAACGTCCGGAGCAGCAGCGGCGCCTACTACTTCCTGACTGCCGGTCACTGCACCGACGGTTACCCGAACTGGTACACCAACTCCGGCCTGACCACCTACGTCGGCCCGACCATCGACTCCAGCTTCCCCACCAACGACTACGGCATCGTCCGCTACGACAACACCGGCGTCAGCCACCCCGGCACCGTCAACCTCTACAACGGCACCAGCCAGGACATCACGTCCGCCGCCAACGCCTACGTCGGCGAGTCGGTCAAGCGCAGCGGTTCCACCACCGGCGTGCACGGCGGGACCGTCCAGGCCCTCAACGCCACGGTCAACTACGGTGGCGGCGACGTCGTCTACGGCCTCATCCAGACCAACGTCTGCGCCGAGCCCGGCGACTCCGGCGGTTCGCTGTTCGACGGCACCAAGGCGATCGGTCTGACCTCCGGCGGCAGCGGCGACTGCACCTCCGGCGGTACGACCTTCTTCCAGCCGGTGACCGAGGCGCTGAGCGCGTACGGCGTCAGCGTGTATTAG
- a CDS encoding IS481 family transposase — MPHRNAPLTETGRLRLARCVVEDGWPLRRAAERFQVSPTTAQRWADRYRQLGEAGMSDRSSRPRTSPRRTPTRTERRIIKVRVLRRWGPARIAHLLRLVPSTVHRVLTRYGLARLTHLDRATGRVIRRYERDRPGELVHVDIKKLGNIPDGGGHKVLGRQTGRKTRANAGYSYLHTAVDDHSRLAYSEIHPDEKKETATGFWTRAQAFFTGCGVTVERVLTDNGACYRSRDWRDLLTAAGITHKRTRPYRPQTNGKVERFNRTLLDEWAYARPYRSEQERRDAFPQWLHTYNHHRGHTALKGHPPASRVPNLSGQYI, encoded by the coding sequence TTGCCCCACCGTAATGCACCGCTGACCGAGACCGGCCGTCTTCGCCTGGCCCGCTGTGTGGTCGAGGACGGCTGGCCCCTGCGCCGGGCTGCCGAACGTTTCCAGGTCTCACCGACCACGGCCCAGCGATGGGCCGACCGCTACCGCCAGCTCGGCGAGGCGGGTATGAGCGACCGCTCCTCCCGACCGCGCACAAGCCCGCGCCGTACTCCGACCCGCACCGAGCGCCGGATCATCAAGGTCCGCGTGCTGCGCCGGTGGGGACCGGCCCGCATCGCACACCTGCTCCGCCTGGTTCCCTCGACGGTGCACCGCGTGCTGACCCGCTACGGCCTGGCCCGCCTCACGCACCTGGACCGGGCCACGGGCCGTGTCATACGCCGCTACGAACGCGACCGCCCCGGTGAACTGGTGCACGTCGACATCAAGAAGCTCGGCAACATCCCCGATGGCGGCGGCCACAAGGTCCTCGGCCGACAAACGGGCCGCAAGACCCGCGCCAACGCCGGCTACAGCTACCTGCACACCGCCGTCGACGACCACTCCCGCCTGGCCTACAGCGAGATCCACCCGGACGAGAAGAAGGAGACTGCCACCGGCTTCTGGACTCGGGCGCAGGCGTTCTTCACCGGCTGTGGGGTCACCGTCGAACGAGTCCTGACGGACAACGGCGCCTGCTACCGCTCACGCGACTGGCGAGACCTGCTGACGGCGGCAGGGATCACCCACAAGCGAACCCGGCCCTACCGGCCCCAGACCAACGGCAAGGTCGAACGCTTCAACCGCACCCTGCTCGACGAATGGGCCTACGCCCGCCCCTACCGCTCCGAGCAGGAACGACGCGACGCCTTCCCACAATGGCTGCACACCTACAATCACCACCGCGGACACACCGCACTCAAGGGCCACCCACCCGCCAGCCGCGTCCCCAACCTCTCAGGGCAATACATCTAG
- a CDS encoding SsgA family sporulation/cell division regulator → MKSLRTVIQGLPVKLVGVHATSLPMIMNLRYEPSDPYVVHAAFTTDVDSHEPVEWIIGRDVLIDGLEGPAGEGDVRIWPSGEEGRRDLYILLNPPSGTALLKAPAQEFKAFLQETEAVVPRGAELAHSDFDRLPAHFLAEG, encoded by the coding sequence ATGAAGTCATTGAGAACTGTGATCCAGGGGCTGCCTGTGAAGCTTGTCGGCGTGCATGCGACGTCCTTGCCCATGATCATGAATCTGCGGTACGAGCCGAGTGATCCCTATGTGGTCCATGCCGCATTCACCACCGATGTCGACAGCCACGAGCCGGTGGAATGGATCATCGGGCGCGATGTGCTGATCGACGGCCTGGAGGGCCCCGCCGGCGAGGGAGACGTTCGCATATGGCCCTCCGGCGAGGAGGGCCGCCGCGACTTGTACATCCTTCTCAACCCGCCATCCGGTACGGCCCTGCTCAAGGCCCCAGCGCAGGAGTTCAAGGCGTTCCTGCAGGAAACGGAGGCAGTGGTGCCCCGGGGGGCCGAGCTCGCCCACAGCGACTTCGACCGCTTGCCGGCGCACTTCCTCGCCGAAGGGTGA
- a CDS encoding SsgA family sporulation/cell division regulator: MKKSLKVVERRVAVQLVVSHVYSLPLCVRLRYEPADPYVVRAAFFVDCDEPVEWILGRDLLADGLEGSAGHADARIWSAAGRGDESIYIALGSSAGTALLDVPVQDISSFLQDTQALVPRGTESGLIDWDAELAHLLPRG, translated from the coding sequence ATGAAGAAGTCCTTGAAGGTCGTAGAACGGCGGGTGGCCGTGCAGCTGGTCGTCTCGCACGTCTACTCGTTGCCTCTATGTGTACGTCTGCGCTACGAGCCCGCTGATCCCTATGTCGTCCGTGCCGCCTTCTTCGTCGACTGTGACGAGCCGGTCGAATGGATCCTGGGGCGGGATCTTCTGGCTGACGGCCTGGAGGGTTCCGCAGGCCACGCGGACGCCCGGATCTGGTCGGCCGCAGGGCGGGGTGACGAGTCGATCTACATCGCCCTCGGTTCTTCCGCAGGCACCGCCTTGCTCGACGTCCCCGTGCAGGACATCTCGTCCTTCCTTCAGGACACCCAGGCTCTGGTGCCACGGGGGACCGAGTCCGGACTCATCGACTGGGATGCCGAACTGGCACACCTCCTCCCCCGAGGCTGA
- a CDS encoding diacylglycerol/lipid kinase family protein yields MSENAARPTTGARRPWLIVNPRSGGGKASRFRIAERACAFGAQVFLIDPSLPQDVATVARRAVDDGADLLGVAGGDGTQALVAEVAAESGLPFVVIPAGTRNHFAMDLGLDREDPSAALEALRDGVELRVGLGYAGERAFVNNVSFGACAALVQDPAYRDDKLGTAVRILPELPARHEGPELVVRTGLLTVDGPDAVLVSSNPYQFDDPAGLGRRAHLDSGLLGVLTARAETPAETAARLRGGQPHNLAGLATPDDVVVYAAAPAPPPGWTAKPSDCRLPCGVKSALEHSGYGFPGIVPAPSLPSDRRGGPPSGGWSEPRGAAPAHRACSAEAATRPFTCEAVTWSGSI; encoded by the coding sequence GTGAGCGAGAACGCGGCGCGGCCGACGACCGGCGCGCGGCGGCCCTGGCTGATCGTGAATCCGCGTTCGGGTGGAGGGAAGGCGAGCCGGTTCCGGATCGCGGAACGCGCCTGCGCGTTCGGAGCCCAGGTGTTCCTGATCGATCCTTCCCTGCCCCAGGACGTGGCGACCGTCGCCCGACGCGCGGTGGACGACGGTGCGGATCTGCTGGGCGTGGCCGGCGGAGACGGTACACAGGCGCTTGTCGCCGAGGTGGCCGCGGAGAGCGGCCTGCCCTTCGTGGTCATTCCGGCGGGTACCCGCAACCACTTCGCCATGGATCTCGGCCTGGACCGTGAGGACCCTTCGGCCGCGCTGGAGGCCCTCAGGGACGGCGTCGAGCTGCGCGTGGGTCTGGGATACGCGGGCGAGCGGGCGTTCGTCAACAACGTCTCGTTCGGTGCTTGTGCCGCCCTTGTGCAGGACCCGGCTTATCGGGACGACAAGCTTGGCACGGCAGTGCGCATCCTTCCGGAATTGCCGGCCCGGCACGAGGGCCCGGAGCTGGTGGTCCGCACCGGGCTGCTCACCGTTGACGGGCCGGATGCCGTGCTGGTGAGCAGCAATCCCTACCAGTTCGACGACCCGGCCGGACTCGGCAGGCGTGCGCACCTGGACTCCGGCCTGCTGGGAGTGCTGACCGCCAGGGCAGAGACGCCCGCCGAGACGGCCGCGAGGCTGCGCGGTGGACAACCGCACAACCTCGCCGGTCTTGCCACGCCCGACGACGTCGTCGTCTACGCCGCCGCCCCGGCCCCCCCGCCGGGCTGGACGGCGAAGCCGTCAGACTGCCGACTCCCGTGCGGTGTCAAATCAGCCCTCGAGCACTCCGGGTATGGATTCCCCGGCATCGTCCCGGCGCCCAGCCTGCCGAGCGATCGCCGGGGTGGGCCGCCATCCGGCGGGTGGTCTGAACCTCGGGGAGCCGCTCCCGCTCACCGCGCATGCTCGGCGGAAGCCGCTACCCGTCCGTTCACCTGCGAAGCCGTGACCTGGAGCGGCAGTATCTGA
- a CDS encoding SpoIIE family protein phosphatase, whose translation MTNIDHTLLAEPVSLPEVPDAAIAMIDAEGIVVGWTHAAQQLVGYSAGEVVGRSAAHVLPPPEDTRRALAFAEQCRARGGWSGTVAIGHRDGHTLRMTLRVSLLRGQGDDTRWLASVTDIGSLSSGATGGPVRESLLARAPIGIVVYDAQLRCVWANDAMERHDGVPRHRRFGRGLKDSLPAVEAEALKVVMRQVLESGTTTVHEYRAWPPADRRREHAFSASFFCLQGADGTPFGVCSMTVDVTGNKRARERLAILSEASTHIGSTLDVMQTAQELAELTVPLLADHAVVDLVESVPFGLEPAARISTTSGRRPVLRRAGVASVDQGVLEMPAVREEVIHVPPTSSFAAVLRTGRSHLEPVLDTHAGPWVDHDPTRAQKVRDSGVHSLMVVPIRARRCVLGLALFGRSTEQTPFQEDDLLLAEELVTRAALCLDNALQYARERTAALTLQRDLLPHRVQGGAAVEVASRYVPADMDHGVGGDWFDVIELSGARVALVVGDVVGHGINAAATMGRLRTAVRTLAALDLPPDELLTHLDDTVRRLNDEDADDTDRVPAVVGATCLYAVYDPVSRRCTLARAGHPPPLVVDAQGGVTVPDLPAGAPLGLGLGLVPFESVELELPEGSVLALYSDGLVESRGEDIDVGLRRLGAALAQPGAALEDLCSRAMENVSAQAPADDVTLLLARTRALPPAQVASWDLPNELVTVPTARRLAARQLREWGLEPLVTAVESLVSELVTNAIRHGDGPVRLRLIQHRVLTCEVSDTNTGRPRSRHPGNLDEHGRGLHLVGRLSRRCGSRSVTDGKVVWAEQDLPSPTGAR comes from the coding sequence ATGACCAACATTGACCACACCCTCCTCGCCGAGCCGGTGAGCCTTCCTGAGGTGCCCGATGCCGCGATAGCGATGATCGATGCCGAGGGCATCGTCGTGGGGTGGACGCACGCCGCTCAGCAGCTCGTCGGCTACTCGGCCGGTGAGGTGGTGGGCCGGTCCGCCGCACACGTGCTGCCGCCTCCCGAGGACACCCGGAGGGCGTTGGCGTTCGCCGAGCAGTGCCGTGCGCGGGGCGGCTGGTCCGGCACCGTCGCGATAGGCCACCGCGACGGCCACACGCTCAGGATGACGCTGCGGGTCTCGCTGCTACGGGGACAGGGCGACGACACCCGGTGGCTGGCGTCCGTGACGGACATAGGTTCCCTGTCCTCGGGGGCGACCGGGGGACCGGTGCGGGAGTCGCTCCTTGCCCGAGCCCCGATCGGCATCGTCGTCTATGACGCGCAGCTGCGCTGTGTCTGGGCGAACGACGCCATGGAGCGGCACGACGGCGTGCCTCGTCACCGGCGCTTCGGGCGCGGCCTGAAGGACTCCCTGCCCGCCGTCGAGGCCGAAGCGCTCAAGGTCGTGATGCGACAGGTGCTGGAGAGCGGCACGACGACGGTGCACGAGTACCGTGCGTGGCCGCCTGCGGACCGGCGCCGTGAGCATGCGTTCTCGGCTTCCTTCTTCTGCCTCCAGGGCGCGGACGGCACCCCGTTTGGCGTGTGCTCCATGACCGTGGACGTCACCGGAAACAAGCGGGCACGCGAGCGCCTCGCCATCCTCAGCGAGGCCAGCACGCACATCGGCAGCACCCTCGACGTGATGCAGACCGCCCAGGAACTGGCAGAGCTCACCGTGCCCCTGCTGGCCGACCACGCCGTCGTCGACCTGGTGGAGTCGGTTCCGTTCGGACTCGAGCCCGCCGCACGGATCAGCACGACGAGCGGACGCCGCCCTGTGTTGCGCCGTGCCGGGGTGGCCTCCGTCGACCAGGGTGTCCTGGAGATGCCAGCGGTGCGTGAAGAGGTGATCCACGTCCCCCCGACCTCGTCGTTCGCCGCCGTCCTGCGCACGGGCAGATCTCACCTGGAACCGGTGCTGGACACTCATGCCGGCCCCTGGGTCGACCACGATCCGACGCGTGCGCAGAAGGTACGCGACAGCGGCGTCCACTCTTTGATGGTCGTACCCATCCGCGCGCGGCGCTGCGTGCTGGGCCTGGCGCTGTTCGGCCGTTCCACGGAACAGACGCCGTTCCAGGAGGACGACCTGCTCCTCGCCGAGGAGCTGGTCACCCGGGCCGCGCTCTGTTTGGACAACGCGCTCCAGTACGCGCGCGAGCGCACCGCCGCTCTCACGCTGCAACGCGACCTGCTCCCTCACCGGGTGCAGGGCGGCGCCGCCGTCGAGGTCGCCTCGCGCTATGTGCCCGCCGACATGGACCACGGTGTGGGGGGCGACTGGTTCGACGTGATCGAGCTGTCCGGCGCACGGGTGGCCCTGGTCGTCGGCGATGTGGTGGGACACGGCATCAACGCCGCGGCGACCATGGGCAGGCTGCGCACCGCCGTACGCACGCTCGCGGCCCTCGACCTGCCCCCGGACGAACTGCTGACGCACCTCGACGACACGGTCCGGCGACTGAACGACGAGGACGCCGACGACACCGACCGGGTTCCAGCGGTCGTCGGTGCCACCTGTCTGTACGCCGTCTACGACCCGGTCTCCCGACGGTGCACGCTGGCACGGGCCGGGCATCCGCCGCCCCTGGTCGTCGACGCGCAGGGCGGGGTCACCGTCCCCGACCTGCCGGCCGGAGCCCCGCTGGGCCTCGGTCTCGGCCTGGTGCCTTTCGAGTCCGTGGAACTGGAACTGCCGGAAGGAAGCGTGCTCGCCCTCTACTCCGACGGCCTGGTGGAGTCCCGCGGCGAGGACATCGACGTCGGCCTGCGGCGTCTGGGCGCCGCCCTGGCACAGCCCGGTGCCGCCCTGGAGGACCTGTGCTCGCGGGCGATGGAGAACGTGTCGGCGCAGGCACCGGCCGACGACGTCACCCTGCTCCTTGCGCGGACGCGCGCCCTGCCACCCGCCCAAGTCGCGTCCTGGGATCTGCCGAACGAACTCGTCACCGTCCCGACGGCCCGGCGTCTGGCCGCCCGTCAGCTCCGTGAATGGGGTCTGGAGCCGCTGGTGACGGCCGTGGAGTCGCTCGTCAGTGAACTGGTCACCAATGCGATCCGCCACGGCGACGGCCCGGTCCGCCTACGGCTCATCCAGCACCGGGTGCTTACCTGCGAAGTCTCCGACACCAACACCGGTCGGCCACGCTCCCGCCATCCCGGCAATCTCGACGAGCACGGCCGCGGCCTTCACCTGGTCGGCCGGCTGTCGCGCAGGTGCGGTTCCCGCTCCGTAACAGACGGCAAGGTCGTCTGGGCCGAACAGGACCTGCCGTCCCCAACAGGCGCCCGCTGA